A region from the Acetonema longum DSM 6540 genome encodes:
- the eno gene encoding phosphopyruvate hydratase, translating to MTTITDIFAREIMDSRGNPTVEVDVLLEDGTMGRAAVPSGASTGAYEAIELRDDDKSRYLGKGVLKAVDNVNSLIAPEIVGMDALDQIGVDQAMLELDGTPNKAKLGANAILGVSMAVAKAAAGSLGMSLYQYLGGINAKQLPVPMMNILNGGKHADNNVDIQEFMIMPVGAKSFAEALRMNAEIYHSLKKVLKDRGLATAIGDEGGFAPNLASNEEAIQVILSAVEKAGYKPGEQIFLAIDAASTEFYQDGKYNLAGEGVVKTPEQMVEYYAQLAEKYPIISLEDGLAEDDWEGWALLTKRLGGKIQLVGDDLFVTNTTRLSRGIKEGIANSILVKVNQIGSLTETFDAIEMAKRAGYTCVISHRSGETEDATIADIAVAVNAGQIKTGAPARTDRVAKYNQLLRIEEELGPLAQYRGREVFYNLKK from the coding sequence ATGACAACGATTACTGATATTTTTGCCCGTGAAATCATGGATTCCCGCGGCAATCCTACCGTAGAAGTGGATGTGTTGCTGGAAGACGGCACCATGGGACGGGCGGCCGTTCCCTCCGGCGCCTCTACCGGCGCTTACGAGGCCATAGAACTGCGGGATGATGACAAAAGCCGCTACCTGGGCAAAGGCGTACTGAAAGCCGTAGACAATGTGAATAGCCTCATTGCTCCGGAAATCGTCGGCATGGATGCTCTGGATCAGATCGGGGTGGACCAGGCCATGCTGGAACTGGACGGCACTCCCAATAAGGCCAAACTGGGGGCTAACGCCATCCTGGGAGTATCCATGGCAGTGGCTAAGGCTGCCGCTGGCTCTTTAGGCATGTCCCTGTACCAGTACCTGGGCGGCATTAACGCCAAACAGCTGCCGGTGCCGATGATGAACATCCTCAATGGCGGCAAGCATGCCGACAATAATGTGGATATCCAGGAATTCATGATCATGCCGGTGGGAGCTAAGTCTTTCGCCGAAGCTTTGCGCATGAACGCCGAAATTTATCATTCCCTGAAAAAAGTATTAAAGGACCGGGGACTGGCCACCGCTATTGGCGATGAAGGCGGCTTTGCCCCGAATCTGGCCTCCAACGAGGAAGCCATTCAGGTAATCCTGAGCGCCGTGGAAAAAGCCGGCTATAAGCCGGGCGAGCAGATATTCCTGGCCATTGACGCCGCCAGCACCGAATTCTATCAGGACGGCAAGTATAATCTGGCCGGCGAAGGAGTGGTCAAGACTCCGGAGCAGATGGTAGAATACTATGCCCAACTGGCCGAAAAATACCCGATCATTTCCCTGGAAGACGGTCTGGCCGAAGACGACTGGGAAGGCTGGGCCCTGTTGACCAAGCGGCTGGGCGGCAAGATCCAGCTGGTAGGCGACGACCTGTTTGTCACCAATACCACCCGTCTAAGCCGGGGTATCAAGGAGGGCATTGCTAACTCCATTCTGGTCAAAGTCAACCAGATCGGGAGCCTGACCGAGACCTTCGATGCCATTGAAATGGCCAAACGGGCCGGCTATACCTGCGTCATCTCCCACCGGTCGGGGGAAACCGAAGACGCCACCATTGCCGACATTGCCGTGGCTGTCAATGCCGGACAAATCAAAACCGGGGCGCCGGCCCGCACCGACCGGGTCGCCAAATACAACCAGCTCCTGCGCATTGAGGAAGAACTGGGGCCCTTGGCCCAATACCGGGGACGGGAAGTTTTCTACAATCTCAAAAAATAA
- the gpmI gene encoding 2,3-bisphosphoglycerate-independent phosphoglycerate mutase → MSTLQHPIALVIMDGWGIGRKDDPSNAIVHAGTPHVTLLSELYPSASLACSGEAVGLPAGQMGNSEVGHLNIGAGRIVYQELTRISKAIRDGDFFANPVLCGTMDQTQAGHGALHLMGLLSDGGVHSHIEHLIALLELAKQKGLKQVYVHAFLDGRDVPPSVAQTYTGRLETAMARIGLGRIATISGRYYAMDRDKRWERVEKAYDALVCREGLHAGSAVEAIQQAYQRGETDEFVLPTVIDGCGDCQIKAGDGVIFFNFRPDRARQLTRVFVDEGFDGFKRRQGFFPVHFATMTQYDETLDVPVAYKPQLLKNTLGEIFSRQGLRQLRIAETEKYAHVTYFFNGGEEQPFEGEDRQLIPSPKVATYDLQPEMSASEVTEKVLEDIRAGKYDLIILNFANCDMVGHTGKLEAAVKAVATVDLCVGKVVDAMRDRGGITLITADHGNAEMMTDPETGEPYTAHTTNAVPVILVSEMHRGRKLRPDGMLADIAPTILELAGIAEPADMSGTSLIVQGNTPQK, encoded by the coding sequence ATGAGTACACTACAGCATCCCATTGCGCTGGTGATTATGGACGGATGGGGCATTGGCAGAAAGGATGATCCCAGCAATGCTATCGTCCACGCCGGTACGCCCCATGTGACTCTGTTGTCCGAACTCTATCCTTCGGCCTCCCTGGCCTGCTCCGGCGAGGCGGTAGGCCTGCCTGCCGGCCAGATGGGAAACTCCGAGGTGGGACACCTGAATATCGGCGCCGGGCGCATTGTATATCAGGAGCTGACCCGGATCTCAAAAGCCATCCGGGACGGCGATTTCTTTGCCAATCCGGTGCTGTGCGGCACTATGGACCAGACCCAAGCCGGTCATGGCGCTTTGCACCTGATGGGTCTGCTGTCTGACGGAGGCGTTCACAGCCATATCGAGCACCTGATCGCTTTGCTGGAACTGGCCAAACAAAAAGGCCTGAAGCAAGTGTATGTCCATGCTTTCCTCGACGGCCGGGATGTGCCGCCGTCTGTGGCACAGACATATACCGGCCGCCTGGAAACGGCCATGGCCCGGATCGGCCTGGGGCGTATCGCTACCATTTCCGGCCGCTATTATGCTATGGACCGGGACAAACGCTGGGAGCGAGTGGAAAAAGCCTATGATGCCCTGGTATGCCGGGAAGGCTTGCATGCCGGCAGCGCTGTCGAGGCCATCCAACAGGCCTACCAGCGGGGCGAAACCGATGAGTTTGTCCTGCCTACGGTGATTGACGGCTGCGGCGACTGCCAAATCAAGGCCGGCGACGGCGTCATCTTTTTCAACTTCCGGCCTGACCGGGCCCGGCAGCTGACCAGAGTGTTTGTGGACGAAGGATTTGACGGGTTCAAACGCCGTCAGGGCTTTTTCCCGGTCCATTTCGCCACCATGACCCAGTATGACGAGACCCTGGATGTGCCGGTAGCCTATAAGCCGCAGCTTTTAAAAAATACCCTGGGAGAAATCTTCAGCCGTCAGGGCCTGCGGCAGCTGCGCATCGCTGAGACTGAGAAATACGCCCATGTGACCTATTTTTTCAACGGCGGCGAAGAACAGCCGTTTGAAGGGGAAGACCGGCAGCTGATTCCATCGCCCAAGGTGGCCACTTACGACCTTCAGCCGGAAATGAGCGCCTCCGAGGTGACGGAAAAGGTCCTGGAGGATATTCGCGCCGGCAAATATGATCTTATTATCCTAAACTTCGCCAACTGCGATATGGTGGGCCATACCGGCAAGCTGGAGGCTGCTGTCAAAGCGGTGGCCACAGTGGACCTTTGCGTAGGCAAGGTGGTGGACGCCATGCGGGACAGGGGCGGAATCACCCTGATTACCGCTGACCACGGCAATGCCGAAATGATGACGGATCCTGAAACCGGCGAGCCCTATACGGCTCATACCACCAATGCAGTGCCCGTGATCCTGGTTTCGGAGATGCACCGGGGCCGCAAGCTGCGTCCTGACGGCATGTTGGCCGACATCGCGCCTACGATCCTGGAATTGGCCGGCATCGCAGAGCCGGCGGACATGAGCGGCACGAGCCTAATCGTGCAGGGTAACACCCCACAGAAATGA
- a CDS encoding alpha/beta hydrolase translates to MAILKGAEPFLLPGGEHGILLVHGFTGSPSEMRLLGESLQKEGYTVLAPRLPGHGTSPSHMAQTRWMDWYGAVEDAYHVLRGLCREVSVAGLSMGGLLALKLAAEYPVKTVTALSAPIYIADKRLKWLPLYRVVRQYVPKRRRPLNVDPIYSVGYDRTPLTSLASLLDLIGQVDTVLPRLTAPLLIVQSKAEHTVCPRSAVHILERAGSREKKIVWLTRSGHIVTLDNERHTVFTAIASFLSEPEPGMNSIQFND, encoded by the coding sequence TTGGCCATCTTAAAAGGCGCAGAGCCTTTCCTGCTGCCGGGAGGCGAGCATGGCATCCTGCTGGTGCATGGTTTCACCGGTTCTCCCTCGGAAATGCGCTTGTTGGGAGAAAGCCTGCAGAAAGAAGGCTATACGGTATTGGCCCCGCGGTTGCCTGGTCATGGAACCAGCCCGTCTCACATGGCCCAGACCCGCTGGATGGATTGGTACGGAGCGGTAGAAGACGCCTATCATGTCTTACGGGGTCTATGCCGGGAGGTTTCGGTGGCGGGCCTTTCCATGGGAGGGCTCCTGGCTCTTAAACTGGCGGCGGAATATCCGGTGAAAACCGTGACTGCCCTGAGCGCGCCGATCTATATTGCCGACAAACGCCTGAAATGGCTGCCCCTGTACCGGGTGGTGCGGCAGTATGTTCCCAAACGCCGCCGCCCTCTGAACGTGGATCCTATTTATAGCGTGGGCTATGACCGGACGCCTTTGACCAGCCTGGCCAGCCTTCTGGATCTTATTGGGCAGGTGGATACTGTGCTGCCCCGGTTAACAGCCCCTTTGCTGATTGTGCAGTCTAAAGCGGAACATACGGTATGCCCCCGCAGCGCCGTCCATATCCTGGAGCGGGCTGGCAGCAGAGAAAAAAAGATTGTCTGGCTGACCCGTTCCGGCCATATCGTGACGCTGGACAATGAACGCCATACCGTTTTTACGGCAATAGCCTCTTTCTTATCCGAACCGGAACCCGGAATGAATTCAATCCAATTCAATGACTGA
- the ptsP gene encoding phosphoenolpyruvate--protein phosphotransferase: MAVAAIKNRWQGIGASAGLALAKVWVMEPPASQNEFSIEAEGPVDFTAEQHRLAEAVEKTRQALLALEAQVKNEQGEKVAQIFAAHAALLDDPAFIGEARSRIASFSITARKAVTDVTAESVAMLESLDDEYFRERATDVKDVARQILEHLTGSKGQAHFPAIGDYIVVAPELTPAQTIALPKDRVAGFIVQKGGKTSHAAILARTYGIPAVIGLSQSWQELAGLFAARLDGEEGWVEPVEAAEYALQAGKNEGLQAVEDKAGEDSPWLKQFVLAANIGSPTDLPFVEKFQGQGIGLYRTEFLFMGNTLPSEEEQTEAYRQVIAACSPHLTIIRTLDIGGDKQAPALNLPRESNPFLGVRALRLCFERPELLMTQLRAIWRASAAGPAAVMFPMIAAREELRQAKDYLEQARQAVLTNGYPVGSLQVGIMIEIPSAAWIADKLAEEVDFFSIGTNDLTQYTLAVDRENSALASLNQPYHPAVLGLIARVSQAAKARGVWTGICGEAGGDPLLPPFFAALGIDELSMAPGQLPKVRRKLAGLPFAPGEADSLVSRILDCATHDEVKAILQNY; encoded by the coding sequence ATGGCAGTAGCCGCTATCAAAAACCGTTGGCAGGGAATCGGCGCATCAGCCGGCCTGGCCTTGGCCAAAGTATGGGTCATGGAGCCACCGGCATCCCAGAACGAATTCAGCATTGAAGCAGAAGGCCCGGTTGACTTTACCGCTGAACAACACCGCCTGGCCGAGGCGGTAGAAAAAACCCGGCAGGCGTTGCTGGCCTTAGAGGCCCAGGTAAAAAACGAACAGGGAGAAAAGGTTGCCCAGATTTTTGCCGCTCATGCCGCCCTGCTGGATGATCCGGCTTTCATCGGGGAAGCCCGGTCCCGGATCGCTTCCTTCAGCATTACGGCCCGGAAGGCTGTAACGGATGTAACGGCAGAATCGGTGGCCATGCTGGAAAGCCTGGATGACGAGTATTTCCGGGAACGGGCTACCGATGTCAAAGACGTGGCCCGGCAGATCCTGGAACATTTGACAGGCAGCAAGGGTCAGGCCCATTTCCCGGCAATAGGTGACTATATTGTTGTTGCTCCGGAATTGACTCCGGCCCAGACCATCGCCTTGCCCAAAGACCGGGTGGCGGGTTTCATTGTGCAAAAAGGGGGGAAGACTTCCCATGCCGCCATTCTGGCCCGCACCTACGGCATTCCGGCTGTAATTGGCCTGTCCCAATCATGGCAGGAACTAGCCGGTCTTTTTGCCGCCCGCCTGGACGGCGAAGAAGGCTGGGTAGAACCTGTCGAAGCGGCGGAATACGCCCTGCAGGCTGGAAAAAATGAAGGCCTGCAGGCTGTGGAAGACAAAGCGGGTGAGGATTCCCCCTGGCTGAAGCAGTTTGTTTTGGCGGCCAATATCGGCAGTCCGACAGACCTGCCTTTTGTCGAGAAATTTCAGGGTCAGGGAATCGGACTCTACCGCACGGAATTTTTATTTATGGGTAATACACTGCCCAGTGAAGAAGAACAAACTGAGGCCTATCGACAAGTCATCGCCGCCTGTTCCCCCCATCTTACGATCATCCGCACCCTGGACATCGGCGGCGACAAACAGGCGCCGGCTTTGAACCTGCCCAGGGAATCCAATCCTTTTCTGGGGGTACGGGCTCTCAGGCTTTGTTTTGAACGGCCGGAGTTGCTTATGACCCAGCTCCGGGCTATCTGGAGGGCTTCGGCGGCTGGTCCTGCAGCGGTTATGTTTCCGATGATTGCCGCCCGGGAAGAACTGCGTCAGGCCAAAGATTATCTGGAGCAAGCCCGGCAGGCGGTACTGACTAACGGTTATCCGGTGGGCAGCCTGCAGGTGGGAATAATGATCGAAATCCCTTCGGCCGCCTGGATAGCGGACAAACTGGCGGAGGAAGTGGACTTTTTCAGCATTGGCACCAATGACCTGACTCAGTATACCCTGGCGGTAGACCGGGAGAATAGTGCCTTGGCCTCTCTGAATCAACCCTATCATCCGGCGGTGCTGGGACTGATCGCCCGCGTCAGTCAAGCCGCTAAAGCCAGGGGAGTCTGGACCGGCATCTGCGGCGAGGCCGGCGGTGATCCGCTGCTGCCCCCATTTTTCGCGGCCTTAGGCATTGACGAACTCAGCATGGCTCCCGGACAACTGCCCAAAGTCCGCCGCAAACTGGCCGGGTTGCCCTTTGCCCCCGGCGAGGCTGACTCCCTGGTATCTCGCATTTTAGACTGCGCCACTCATGACGAAGTCAAAGCCATCCTGCAAAATTATTAA
- a CDS encoding PaaI family thioesterase, with amino-acid sequence MNTNTEDRNQHCFACGPKNPIGLKLTFREENDTYVARFTPGPEHQSYDGVMHGGLVSTLLDEIMGGYLYSKGLYAVTAKLEVRFRAPTPIGRELKIQGRIVGQKRTMYEMAGEISLPDGTVTAEGKAILAIV; translated from the coding sequence ATGAATACAAATACAGAAGATCGCAACCAACATTGTTTTGCCTGCGGACCGAAAAATCCGATCGGGTTAAAACTGACTTTCCGGGAGGAGAATGATACATATGTAGCCAGATTTACCCCCGGGCCGGAGCATCAAAGCTATGACGGCGTCATGCATGGCGGTTTGGTCAGCACCCTGTTGGATGAAATTATGGGCGGTTATCTTTACTCCAAGGGGCTTTATGCCGTTACCGCCAAGCTGGAAGTGCGTTTCCGGGCGCCTACTCCCATTGGCCGGGAATTAAAGATCCAGGGACGGATCGTGGGCCAGAAAAGAACGATGTACGAGATGGCCGGCGAAATTTCCCTGCCCGATGGAACCGTCACTGCCGAAGGCAAGGCGATACTTGCGATTGTTTGA
- a CDS encoding DUF4349 domain-containing protein, translating into MNIRLRTGIAGAAIMLLMAILLGCSANPGIKDESAPARPVDQKIDQKKIAATAADNRGGVSPQAEVEKKIIESATLGLETSKPEDLEKMVLALIAERQGDVNNINISLTGSGLRHGAYTLRIPQGKLKETVDAVSSLPNCVVRHKNISAQDVTEEYIDVNARLENMRRQEVRLREILNRAATVDEILKVENELTRVRTQLESAQAKLKAMNNRIEMSTIHLTIREVSLTAAPGFGGKLIGALNEGMEMAGETVLGTIVFAIGLLPLIVLGALVWLGRHKIKALIQGKKAAKQDQIKPPSL; encoded by the coding sequence ATGAATATTCGTTTGCGCACGGGAATCGCCGGTGCGGCAATCATGCTCCTGATGGCAATCTTGTTGGGCTGCAGTGCGAATCCCGGCATAAAAGATGAAAGTGCTCCTGCTCGTCCGGTGGATCAGAAGATAGACCAGAAGAAAATTGCGGCAACCGCGGCGGATAACCGGGGAGGGGTCTCCCCGCAGGCTGAAGTGGAGAAAAAAATCATCGAATCAGCCACCCTTGGTCTTGAGACCAGTAAGCCGGAAGATCTGGAAAAGATGGTTCTGGCTCTGATCGCCGAACGCCAGGGGGATGTTAACAATATCAACATCAGCCTGACCGGCAGCGGCTTGCGCCACGGCGCGTACACCCTGCGGATCCCCCAGGGAAAACTGAAGGAAACAGTGGATGCTGTCAGCAGCCTGCCTAATTGCGTTGTGCGGCATAAAAATATTTCGGCCCAGGATGTTACAGAAGAATATATTGATGTTAATGCCCGCCTGGAGAATATGCGACGTCAGGAAGTCCGCCTGCGGGAGATTTTAAACCGGGCCGCCACTGTGGATGAGATCCTCAAGGTGGAGAATGAACTGACCCGGGTCCGCACTCAGCTGGAGTCGGCCCAGGCTAAGCTGAAGGCTATGAATAATCGGATTGAAATGTCGACCATCCATCTTACCATTCGTGAAGTAAGCCTGACGGCTGCCCCCGGTTTTGGCGGCAAGCTCATCGGCGCATTGAATGAGGGAATGGAAATGGCCGGAGAGACTGTGCTGGGCACGATCGTTTTCGCTATCGGGCTGTTGCCTCTGATCGTGCTTGGGGCTCTGGTATGGCTGGGACGGCATAAAATAAAAGCCCTGATTCAGGGCAAAAAGGCGGCAAAGCAGGATCAGATCAAGCCGCCGTCTTTGTAA
- the rnr gene encoding ribonuclease R yields the protein MDLKEKILTFMRHEAYRPLLADDLAAQMQVSGKELNAFFAELGRLEADAGVIKTRYGKYGLPEKMNLVVGRLAINHKGFGFVISENPDEPDVFISSGSLASAMHNDRVVARVHTHKTGPDKKREGEVIRIVERANQRIVGTFESSRNFGFVIPDDIRITNDIFIPKDEAGSAKSGMKVVAEIVKWPEKHKSAEGKIVEILGKSGDPGIEVLSILKRHNLSEDFPKPVLRAASEAPETISPEEISGRRDLRHLPIVTIDGEDAKDLDDAVYVERQSNGNYLLGVYIADVSHYVREGLALDKEARQRGTSVYMVDRVLPMLPPRLSNGICSLNAGQDRLGLSIHMEINERGQVVHYELFPAVIRVKDRLTYTVVRSILTEPESELRNQYRHQVAHLEEMERLCRILRDKRMRRGAIDFDFPEIKVKLDEKGKPLELVKRVRTIAESIIEEFMLAANEAVAEHLSNLKIPSLYRIHEEPESEKITRLNVLLHNFDLKLVNTEEVEPMALQKVLQKIAGTPEEKIISTIVLRSMKQARYEADNLGHFGLAAEYYTHFTSPIRRYPDLIVHRLVHETLKTGGLTPKRRKKLEEILPEIAFHSSERERAAAEAERESVDLKKVEYMEQFVGEEYPGIISGVTAFGLFIELENGVEGLVHVSSMDDDYYQYIEDQYALIGERSRKIYRLGDPVQIKVIKVNQETRTIDFALTSETARNQRSLPAEKKTRGRGEKSKKGKIGKTGQTGKSDKQANQSHKTESAPVKADKAKKAKSKAGRKPKK from the coding sequence ATGGATTTAAAGGAAAAAATATTGACCTTTATGCGGCACGAGGCTTACCGACCGCTGCTGGCCGACGATCTGGCGGCCCAGATGCAGGTTAGCGGCAAAGAACTCAATGCGTTCTTTGCCGAGCTTGGCCGGCTGGAAGCCGATGCCGGTGTCATCAAGACCCGCTACGGCAAATACGGTCTGCCGGAAAAGATGAACCTGGTGGTAGGCAGGCTGGCGATTAATCACAAGGGGTTTGGCTTTGTCATTTCGGAAAATCCCGATGAGCCGGATGTATTTATTTCATCCGGTTCACTGGCTTCCGCCATGCACAATGACCGGGTCGTCGCCCGGGTTCACACCCATAAAACCGGGCCGGATAAAAAGCGGGAAGGGGAAGTCATCCGCATTGTAGAACGGGCCAATCAGCGAATTGTCGGAACCTTTGAATCCAGCCGGAATTTTGGTTTCGTGATCCCTGATGACATCCGCATTACCAACGACATTTTTATTCCTAAAGACGAGGCCGGCAGCGCCAAAAGCGGCATGAAAGTGGTTGCCGAGATTGTCAAGTGGCCGGAAAAACACAAAAGCGCCGAGGGGAAAATCGTCGAAATCCTTGGCAAGTCCGGCGATCCCGGTATTGAAGTCCTGTCCATTTTAAAGCGGCACAATCTGTCCGAGGATTTCCCCAAACCGGTATTACGGGCAGCTTCTGAGGCGCCGGAAACAATCAGCCCGGAAGAAATTTCCGGAAGGCGGGACCTGCGGCATTTACCCATTGTTACCATTGACGGTGAGGATGCCAAGGATTTGGATGATGCCGTATATGTGGAACGGCAGTCCAATGGCAACTACCTTCTGGGCGTATACATTGCCGATGTCAGCCATTACGTCCGGGAAGGCCTGGCGCTGGACAAGGAGGCCCGCCAACGGGGCACCAGCGTTTATATGGTGGACCGGGTCCTGCCCATGCTGCCGCCCCGTCTCTCCAACGGCATCTGCAGCCTGAATGCCGGTCAGGACCGGTTGGGCCTGTCAATTCATATGGAGATCAATGAACGGGGACAAGTGGTGCACTATGAGTTGTTTCCCGCCGTTATCCGGGTCAAGGACCGCCTGACCTACACCGTCGTCCGGAGTATTCTGACCGAACCGGAAAGCGAACTGAGGAACCAATACCGGCATCAGGTGGCTCATCTGGAGGAGATGGAACGCTTGTGCCGCATTTTGCGTGATAAACGGATGCGCCGCGGCGCCATTGACTTTGATTTTCCCGAGATCAAGGTTAAGCTGGATGAGAAGGGAAAACCCCTGGAACTGGTGAAGCGGGTTCGTACTATTGCCGAGTCAATTATTGAGGAATTTATGCTGGCCGCCAATGAAGCGGTAGCCGAGCACTTGTCGAATCTGAAAATTCCTTCTCTTTACCGTATTCACGAGGAACCGGAAAGTGAGAAAATAACCAGGCTGAACGTGCTGCTTCACAACTTTGACCTGAAGCTGGTCAATACCGAAGAAGTGGAGCCTATGGCCCTGCAAAAAGTCTTGCAAAAAATTGCCGGCACCCCTGAGGAAAAGATTATTTCTACCATTGTGCTGCGGTCTATGAAACAGGCTCGCTATGAAGCCGACAACTTAGGCCATTTTGGGCTGGCTGCCGAGTATTACACTCATTTTACTTCGCCGATCCGCCGTTATCCGGATTTAATCGTGCATCGACTGGTGCATGAAACCCTGAAAACCGGAGGCCTGACTCCTAAGCGCCGCAAAAAGCTGGAGGAAATCCTGCCGGAAATCGCCTTTCATTCCTCGGAGCGGGAGAGGGCGGCGGCTGAAGCCGAACGGGAATCGGTGGATTTAAAGAAAGTCGAATACATGGAACAGTTTGTGGGCGAGGAATATCCCGGCATTATCAGCGGGGTTACAGCCTTCGGCCTGTTTATCGAACTGGAAAATGGCGTGGAGGGACTGGTCCACGTATCTTCCATGGATGATGACTATTATCAATATATAGAGGATCAATATGCCCTGATCGGTGAACGCAGCCGAAAAATATACCGTTTGGGCGATCCGGTTCAGATTAAGGTAATCAAAGTCAACCAGGAAACCCGCACCATTGATTTTGCCCTGACATCTGAAACGGCGCGCAACCAGCGCAGTCTGCCGGCGGAGAAAAAAACCAGAGGCAGAGGCGAAAAAAGTAAAAAAGGTAAAATAGGAAAAACAGGTCAAACCGGCAAATCAGATAAACAGGCCAATCAGAGCCATAAGACCGAGTCTGCGCCGGTTAAAGCCGATAAAGCAAAAAAAGCCAAAAGCAAAGCGGGGCGTAAACCGAAAAAATAA
- the smpB gene encoding SsrA-binding protein SmpB — translation MDKAPKAIKIAAENRKARHDYHIHETYEAGIVLTGTEVKSLRAGKANLKDSYARVENSEVFLHNLHISPYEQGNRFNHEPLRTRKLLLHRFEINKLIGKVREKGYALVPLKLYFSRGKVKVDLALATGKKLYDKRDDIAERDAKREMDRAFRERQKE, via the coding sequence GTGGATAAAGCCCCTAAAGCAATCAAAATCGCGGCGGAAAACCGCAAAGCCAGACACGACTACCATATCCATGAAACCTATGAGGCCGGTATCGTACTGACCGGCACGGAAGTAAAATCACTGAGGGCCGGCAAGGCCAACTTAAAAGACAGTTATGCCAGGGTGGAGAATAGCGAAGTGTTTCTCCACAATCTGCATATCAGTCCTTATGAACAGGGCAACCGCTTCAACCATGAGCCGCTGCGCACCCGCAAACTGCTCCTGCACCGGTTTGAAATCAACAAGCTCATCGGCAAGGTACGGGAAAAAGGCTATGCCCTGGTTCCCCTTAAGCTATATTTCAGCCGGGGCAAGGTCAAGGTGGACCTGGCCCTGGCTACCGGCAAAAAACTTTACGACAAGCGGGACGATATCGCCGAACGGGATGCTAAGCGGGAGATGGACCGGGCGTTCCGGGAAAGGCAAAAAGAGTAG